The DNA sequence TGTGGGTACTGCGTATATCTGGAGGAGTTTAATTAGCTCGTTCGCCACCTCATTGAGTAATCCGTCACTGCCGGCCAGCTTGCCTGCCAGATCATTTATCTCGTCAGGTAAGGTCTTCCCAATCACGCGATTCAGGAGATCCGACTTGCTGACTACGGGGATGACGGGTACGCTTAGCCTCAGTCTAACTACTAAACTCATTAAATACGATATCACCAATTCAGATGGGGATTCGCTAATCGTGGGATCGATGAGATGCACTACTGCAGGTGATGCCAAACCTCTCAGTGAGTCAATGATTTTAGGTCCTGACCTTCTGAGCACGAAGAGCTCGCTCTGACCTGGTGTGTCAACCAGCAGTAGGTCCTTTTTCAAAATCCTTACACGATTGATAAATTCCCCTACCATGTCAGCCAACATGTCAGACGCTCTAACCATAGCACCATTAGGTCCTAGGCCCTCGTCTATCATTAATTTCTTAAAATCTATCAGTTCACGAACATCGAAATCTGGGGTGTAAGGGAGTGTCTCAACAGCTGGGTCTAGGTTTAATATGCCAACACTAACGTGGAACTCCTCCTCCAACCACTTGCTGAAAGCCGCTGTGAGGAAAGTCTTACCCGAGCCGCCAAGCCCTGTTAACACTAGTGCCTGCACGTTATGCGATCCCCCACCACGAGATAATGGTTTAACCCTTGTTAAGCTTAACACCTTCGAAAGAACATGTTTATAGGGGATACGTTACGAAGGGGTCTGTGAGTTCACGCATTAAGGAGGTCAGGAAGTCGGAGGGTCTATACGATGTCATACTTCTGGTCAGTTATGGCGGTAAGGATTACGAAGTATGCCTTCACAAGATATCCCAGAATGTGGCTAAAGCGGAGACCTGTATGAGCGGCAACTATATTATGATTAGGTTAATTAACGAGAGAAACGAGGGATTCGCCTCTTGCTGCATTCACGTAAAACATCTTGAAAGCGGTTGTATGGAGTGCTCTTCGCTGCTCCTTCCTCCCAAGTCTGGATGTGGGGACACATGATGTACGCCTCCTAAGCGAGGGAGGAACAGGAAGAGGGACTTCATTAATAAGCTGGTGAGGCAACTAACCACGCTATTCCCAAACGCTATCCACGTTGTAGAGGATCTGGATAAGGAGGGTATGGTTAGGGGAGGTCTCGAAGTAGAGAAGAAAGAGAAACGCGAGGACTCCGTGAGTTCAGATACACAGAAAACCCTCCGAGGAAGCCCCCCCGTGGTTAAGGTTTCACCTAGGAACACTTCCCGCACCTGCCCGCGATGCGGGTATGTTACGAAGGCCCGAGTGGGCGGGGTGTTCAAGTGCGGTAGGTGCGGGTTCGAGATGGATAGACAGAAGCTCGCATCCATGAACATATACCTCAGGTACGCCAAGATGTGGGGTTCCCCCACAGCCGTGAACCCGAGAACCTCGATGAAGGAGGCTGTGGGTCGGGGTTACCCTGAACGGGTCGAGACCAATGAAAGGAGCCCCAAAGGTCCATGAAGCCAAAGGCTAATATCGACAGATACCACCTATCATGAAGCCCGAACCCCAGCACGCTTAAATCCTAGAAATGGTTTTATTAACAGGGGGCCTTGCTACCTCACGAACTGGTAAGCAAGTACTTGATTCCAGAGTTACGAGGGTTGCTCGTTCACAGATTAAATGAGAGAGGTCTCGGCCAGTTAAGGATAGCTAAGTTATTGAACGTATCACAACCCATGATTAGTAAGTACTTGAGCACGAGTCCAACAGAATATCTGAAGAGGCTAAGTAGGCTTGGTCTCGACATGAATGAGGTTGTCAGAATCGCAGATCTCCTTACCGAAAACCTAGTGAATGGCAAGCATCAGGAGTACTTTAAGTTGCTGAACACCTACATCAACTCCCTCCTGAGGGAAGGGCATCTCTGTGACTATCATAGGGAGGTAAGTCCTTCAATTCCTAAGGACTGTAATGTGTGCTTAAGGATGTTTGAGGAGATTGAGGATCCGTATGTGGAGGAAGTTAAGGCGGCTTATGAAATATTGAGTCTACATCCAAGGGGCTTCGAGATAATACCGGAGGTAGGTATGAACATAGTTTCGGCCCCGCCTAATGCAGAAAACTACAGAGACGTTGTCGGCTTCTCCGGAAGGATCATAAGGACTAATGGTAAGATAGCCGTGGCTGGCGAGCCTGCCAGAGGGGGAAGCAGACATACCGCAAACGTTCTGCTTACTGTTATGAGGAGATTCCCTAAATTGAGATCAACTATAGTCATTAAGTATGACAGACGTTGCATCGAGAAG is a window from the Zestosphaera sp. genome containing:
- a CDS encoding ATP/GTP-binding protein; amino-acid sequence: MQALVLTGLGGSGKTFLTAAFSKWLEEEFHVSVGILNLDPAVETLPYTPDFDVRELIDFKKLMIDEGLGPNGAMVRASDMLADMVGEFINRVRILKKDLLLVDTPGQSELFVLRRSGPKIIDSLRGLASPAVVHLIDPTISESPSELVISYLMSLVVRLRLSVPVIPVVSKSDLLNRVIGKTLPDEINDLAGKLAGSDGLLNEVANELIKLLQIYAVPTRIVAVSAITGDGFNDLYSIIREVFCSCGDLT
- a CDS encoding zinc ribbon domain-containing protein, which translates into the protein MRQLTTLFPNAIHVVEDLDKEGMVRGGLEVEKKEKREDSVSSDTQKTLRGSPPVVKVSPRNTSRTCPRCGYVTKARVGGVFKCGRCGFEMDRQKLASMNIYLRYAKMWGSPTAVNPRTSMKEAVGRGYPERVETNERSPKGP
- a CDS encoding thiamine-phosphate synthase family protein, giving the protein MLPHELVSKYLIPELRGLLVHRLNERGLGQLRIAKLLNVSQPMISKYLSTSPTEYLKRLSRLGLDMNEVVRIADLLTENLVNGKHQEYFKLLNTYINSLLREGHLCDYHREVSPSIPKDCNVCLRMFEEIEDPYVEEVKAAYEILSLHPRGFEIIPEVGMNIVSAPPNAENYRDVVGFSGRIIRTNGKIAVAGEPARGGSRHTANVLLTVMRRFPKLRSTIVIKYDRRCIEKLHDMGLKVVKSGPHSSVEEFFRTLDGLVGSLDREPDVIADAGGLGIEPVVYVFSGSAINAIKKALACIE